The genome window TTCGGGGGTGGTGTTTCAGATGGAGCTTCGGTCAGGCCAGCCCGGCCAGCTGCTGTATGTCAGCCCCCAGGCCCGGAAAATTCTGGGCTACGCCCCCGAGGCCCTGTTACAAAACCCCTCCTTGTGGTGGGGTAACGTGCACCCCGAGGATCAGGCCCGTATGGTTGGGCAGGCAAGCCCCCCTGGCGCGGTTGAAGTGCTGCACTACCGCTACCGCCACGGCCAGAGCGGGCAATGGGTCTGGCTTCGGGAGCAGCGGATAACCGACCCGGGGGGCCAGACCCTTACTGGCTACACTTACGATGCTACTGCAGAAATTGAGGCTCAACGGGCCTTGGCTGAACAGGAAGCCCTCTTCCGCACCTTGTCGGAGACCGCTCCGGCCCTCATCGTGGTGTGGCAGGACAATCACTTGGTCTACGCTAACCCGGAGGCAGAACGAATTACGGGTTACTCACTGGCAGACATCAAAAGTCGTCCGATTTGGGAGTTTATACATCCCCTGGATCGCGAGATGGTTCAAGCACGGGGCCTGGCCCGGCTGGAGAGTCGGGATGTGGAGAGTCGTTACCGTTTCCGCATCCAGACCAAGGCAGGGCAGACGCGCTGGCTCGACTACTCGGCGGCGCGCGTCGACTTCAGGGGCCTCCCGGCAGTTTTGGGGGTAGGTTTCGACGTGACCGAGGCCCAGGAGCATCAACTCGACCTCGAGGCCGTGGTTCGTCTTTCTCAGGCTTTGCGCCGCTCCGACGACCTCAAAGAAATGCTCGAGGCCGCTCTGGATGAGACACTGGCCATCCTGGATACCTCGGTGGGCAGCATACTGCTCTACGACCCTGAAGGACACAGCCTGGAGGAAGCCGCCAGCCGAGGCTGGCTAGTTCCCATTCCCACCCCGACCATTGCTCAGGAGGAGAGCATTTCTGGCTGGGTTCTTCTGCACGGGAAACCCTACTTCAGTCGTGAGTTTGTGGCCGATCCTAAATTACGCCCTTCCATCCGCCACCTGGTGCCCCCAGGCTGGGGTGGGGTGGTACTGCCCCTACAGGCGGGCAGCGTTTGTATTGGGGCTCTCACGCTGGCTGTGGCCCACCCCCGCGAGATTACCGAGCGTGAATTGAAGCGCTTGGAGCTTATTGGCGAGGTCATTGGCAATGCTGCACGCCGGGCTTCACTGCGGCAGAAGCTCGAGATGCGGATAGGCCAGCTCGAGGCCTTGCGTGCCATTGATCAGACCATTAATGCCAGCCTGGATTTGCACCTGGCCCTGGAGATGCTGTGCGAACAGCTCATGCGACTGCCCCTGGACGCAAGCATGGTACTGCTGTACCGAAAGGAAAGCCACGTACTCGCACCGATTAAAGCCCGCGGCTTTCGCTCCCCTCTCTCGGAGATTTATCGTCACAGTGTCCCTTTAGGCCAAGGGCATGCTGGCCGCGCAGCCTTAGAGCGGCAGATGGTGACGGTAGACGACCTCGCCCGTGACCCTGGTTTTGCCCCTGAGTTAATCTTGCGCGAGGGTTTTGTAGCAATGCGGGCCCTGCCTCTATTAGCCAAGGGGGAACTTTTAGGTGTACTAATTGCCTTTACCCGCCGCTCCTGGAGCCTTAAAGCCGACGAAAAGGAATTTTTGGAGGCTCTGGCTACCCAAGGGGCCATTGCCATTGAAAACAGCCACCTCTTCGAGGATCTACAGCGAGCCAAGCTCGAGCTAGAAGTTGCCTACGATCTTACCCTTATGGGCTGGGCTCAGGCGGTGGAGCTGCGTGACCAGGAGACTGCTGGACACACTCAACGCGTTACCGAGCTCACGGTGAAACTCGCCCAGCAACTGGGGCTGCCGTACGAGGACATCGAGCACCTGCGGCGGGGGGCCATTCTGCACGATGTGGGTAAATTGGGCGTTCCAGATGCCGTGCTGCTCAAGCCGGGCCAGTTGAACGAAGAGGAGTGGGCCCTCATGCGCAAGCACCCTACCCTTGCTTACCAGTGGCTTTCAGGTATCCCCTTTTTGCGCAAGGCCCTGGCCATCCCCTACGCCCACCATGAACGCTGGGATGGCTCGGGCTATCCGCGAGGCCTCCAGGGCGAGGCTATTCCACTCGAGGCCCGCATCTTTGCGGTAGTTGACGTCTACGATGCCCTCACTTCCGACCGTCCCTACCGCCAAGCCTGGCCGAAAGAAAAAGCGCTGGCGTACATACGCGAGCAAAGCGGGAAGCAGTTTGACCCTCGAGTAGTAGAGGCTTTTATTGCACTTATCGACCAAGACTCCAGCGCGAGCGAGTGACAGCAGCTAGAATTTCGCGATGGACAGACTCTTTCTCGCCACCTTTCGGGCAGCAAAAAATTTGTTTATTTGAAGCCGGCCCGACCAGGCAAGTGCCTTATACTCATGAGCGTGAGTTTCAGTTGGCTACCAACAGCGCGGCTCGGTCAATCGGATACCAAGCACTCATCGCAATAGTGACCGCGTGGTGGTTGTTGGTGGGCACCGACACAACGCACCATCTACAGAGTTGACATAAGGGAGCCTTTAAATGAGTGCCACGCAATCCCCCACTCCCATTGCTGAAATGCTGCGCAGCATGGTACAGGCTCGAGCCTCGGACATCCATTTGCAGGCCGGGGCGCCGCCTACGGTGCGCATTGACGGCAAACTTAAGCCATTTGGGAGCAAAGTGCTCTCGCCGGAAGATGTGGAAGCCATCGTGCGCAGTCTGCTAAACCCCATGCAGCTCGAGGAGCTCGAGTACAAAAAAGAGATGGACTTTGCCTATACCGTGCCGGGTCTGGCGCGTTTTCGCTGCAACCTGTTGCATCAACGCGGCAGCTTTGGACTGGTAATGCGGGTAGTGGCCGAGACCATCCCCAGTTTTGAGGCCCTGGGCCTACCGCGCCCGGTAATGGAAGATCTGGCCTCCAAAGAGCGTGGTTTGGTACTTGTCACCGGCCCTACCGGTTCGGGCAAATCCACCACTTTAGCGGCCCTGATCGACCACATTAACCTGCACTACCCCAAAAACATCGTTACTATCGAAGACCCTATCGAGTTTTTGCACAAACACAAGAAAAGCCTGGTAGTTCAGCGCGAAGTGGGGGTGGATACCGACTCGTTTAGCTCGGGCCTCAAGTACGCCATGCGGCAGGATCCGGACGTAATTTTGATCGGCGAGATGCGCGACCGCGAAACGGTGGAAGCGGCCATTATGGCCGCCCAGACCGGCCATCTGGTGTTTTCTACCCTGCATACCCTGGATGCCGCGCGCACCATCAACCGCATCATCGATTTCTTCCCCCTGCACGAGCACCAGCAAATTCGCATTTTGCTGGCCGAGTCGCTTTTGGGCATCATTTCGCAGCGCCTTCTGCCCCGCGCCGACGGCCACGGGCGGGCACTAGCCTTAGAAATACTGCTTGCTACGCCCTTTGTGCGCGACCTCATCAAGGACGAAAACAAGACCCCCCAGATCAAGGATGCCATGCTGCAGGACAACCTGCGCGGCATGCAAACTTTCGACCAGCACTTGGTTGAACTCTATAACCAGGGCCACATCAGCCTCGAGGACGCCGAAGGCTCGGCTACCAGTCCCCACGAACTCAGGCTGATGTTGACCAAAGCCACCGGGCGAGGGTTCTGATACTCATCGATTTTTGTTACCGGGCTACTTGCTGAATGGCCTCTACAGCCTGGGGGTTCTCCAGGGCCGATAGATCGCCGGGGTTCTGGCCCAGAAAGGCTGCCCGGATGACCCGGCGCATGACCTTGGCGTTGCGGGTTTTGGGTAGGTCGGGCACAAACAGGATACGATCTGGCTTAAGGGCCTTGCCCAAACGGTGGGCGATGGTCTCGCCGATGGCCTGCTCGAGATCGGGACTGGGGGTATGTCCATCCCGTAAAACCACAAACACCACGGCAGCTTCACCCTTGACAGGGTGGGGAATTCCGATGGCCGCTGCTTCTTTTACGGCTGGGTGCTCAACTGCGGCGCTCTCGTACTCGGCAGGCCCTACCCGTTTTCCAGCGATTTTGAGGGTGTCGTCGCTGCGACCCTGGATCATCCAGTGCCCATCCCGATCCAAAATGGCCCAGTCGCCATGTACCCAGACATTCTCGAAGCGTCGCCAGTAGGCCTCGAGATAACGCTCGGGTGCTTTCCAAAAGCCCTTGGTCTGGCCCGGCCAGGGAGCCAGTACGGCCAGCTCGCCCACTTCGTCCCGCACGGGTTTGCCCGTGCTGTCGAGCACCTCGGCATGTATACCGGGTACGGCGGTGTTGAAGCCCATGGGCTTAATGGGCCGCCAAGCGGTACAGCCCAGAATGCCGCCGCCGATCTCGGTGCCGCCCGAGTAGTTGATGATGGGAATGCGGCTCTGGCCCACAGTTTTGAAGAACCAGAGATAGGGCTCGAGGTTCCAGGGCTCGCCAGTGGAGCCCAGCATACGAAGGCCGGACAGGTCGTGCTGGCGAACCCACCCATCGCCCAGGGGCATCAAGGCCCGCACCAGGGTGGGGGAGAGGCCCAGATGGGTTACCTTGTGCCGCTCGCAGATGGCCCACAAACGCCCGGCATCGGGATAATCGGGGGCTCCTTCGTATAGCAGCGCCGTACCACCAATGGTTAGAGCGCCTAGAATGGCCCACGGCCCCATCATCCAGCCCATATCGGTAAACCAGAACAAGGTTTCGTGCGTGCGAAGGTCGAACAGATGGGCCATGTCCTGGGCCGCTTTGAGGGGAAAGCCAGCATGGTAGTGCACGGTGCCCTTGGGCTTGCCGGTGGTGCCGGAGGTGTAGATCAGCATGAAGGTATCCATGCTGCTCATGGGCTCATACCAGGTGGTTTTAGGCTGGGTCGGGACGATCTGATCCCACGCCACTTCGTTTGGAGCCAGGGCCGCCTCCCCAAAGCGGCGCACCACCAAAAGCTTTTCCACGCTGGGCGAGAGGGTAGCTGCTGCGCGGGCGTTGTCCAGCAGGCGTACCCGGCCCCCCCTGCGATAAAAACCATCGGCGGTGATGAGCAACTTGGCTTCGGCATCCTGCAGCCGGGTAGCGGCCGCCTCGGCAGCGTAGCCGGAAAAGATGGGTACAAAAATTGCTCCAATTTGTGCAACTGCCAAAGCGCTAATGGCGGTTTCGGGCAGCATGGGCATGAAGATGCCTACCCGATCTCCCTTGCCAACGCCCAGGGACTTGAGGGCATGGGCAGCTTGCGCTACGGTGGCCTCGAGTTCACCATAACTCAGCCGAACCACTGCCCCGTCTTCGCCTTCCCAAATAAGAGCCAGGTCTTGAGGCCGGGTTTTCGCATGGCGGAGAGCGTTGTATGCCAGGTTAAGCTGACCCCCCACAAACCACTGGGGCCACTGGGGGCCTTGCGAGACGTCCAGCACCCGCTCATAAGGGCTAAACCACTCCACACCCAGAAGCTCTAACGTGGCTTCCCAAAAAGCTTCGGGCTTCTGAATGCTAAAGCTGTAAAGTGCCTCGTAGCTGTCTAGGTTCAGGTGCTTGAGCAGAGCTTCAATATGACTGCCGTGTTTGTACGCCTCGGACGGAAACCAGATGGGTTCGCTCATAACGGGCCTCACTTTGCTTGCCTATAGTTTATTGGTAGAAGTTGCTTGATGGCCCATTTTGAATCTAGAGTTTTTTCTATCACGGTTCCCTATATTTTTCTGCTAGGCCTAGCAGAAAAAGCCCAGCACAGCCTTTTGACTTTTTGGGGATTGCCAGGTTCTTTCCGATAACCCTTTCAAGAGGCCAAGAGGCCCACCAGAGCGAGAATTGCAGCAGATAGGCTCAGAACGATCCCTTGAGCGGACTATACGCGTATTCCTCTATCGCTTTCGAAATAACCCAAACAGGCCTTTGCCTTTGGAAGGCTTCTCTTCTCGGGTATTTTTGGGAGGTTCGGTTGGGGTGCTGTTTTGCACAGCCTGGAGGAAGGCCTTGGGGGTGGCCCGAATAGCGGGATCCTTGGCTAGAAGGTTACGCACGATTCGATCGAGGTGTGGAGGAAGGTTGGTGGGCGGTGGTAGCTTGTGCAGGTGGGCGTGGGTGATTTCTTCCAGGGTTTCGCCAACAAAGGGCCGCTTGCCTACCAGCAGCTCAAAAGCCATGACCCCAAACGAATAGGCGTCTGAGGCGGGGGTGGCGGGTTCTCCCAAGAACAGCTCGGGAGCCATGTAGAAGGGACTTCCGGCCCGCTCCAAGGGTTTGGGGTTTTCGCGGGTTTTGGCGACGCCAAAGTCGCCAAGTTTAAACAGAGTGCCGTCGATAAAAATGTTCGATGGCTTAACGTCTTGGTGGATGATACCCCGGTCGTGAAGGTAGATGAGGGCCTGGGCAATCTGGCTCAGGCAGTCGAGGGCCACCTCCCGGCTAAGGGGGCCTTTTTTGAGCCTGTCCTCGAGGGTTCCCTCTTCAAAGTACTCCAGCGCCAAAAAAGCCCCCTCCCCCTCGGGGCGCCCCGAGAGCCCCCGCACCAGGTTGGCGTGGTTGAGGGTAAGCGACAGGGCCACCTCCTGCGCAAAGCGCTCGGTGAGGGCCCGGTCGGTACGCACCTCCCGGCGCGGTACCTTAAGGGCCACCTTGGTACCGTCGGGGGCATGGGCCAGGTACACCTGGGACGACCGCCCCAAGCCCAGGAGCATCTCGAGCTTGTAGTGTTGTCGGGTAAGCCGGCGATAGTCCATGGGGGGTCTGGGGTTATTGCAACAAAAGGCCTGTTACGAGAGCGTTATGTGCTCACCTGGTTGCAGGGCTTTGCCCCCTACCCCCAGCAGGCCAGCCCGTTGAACAAAGGCCGCGCCATCCTGGGCAATGGGAGGGAAGGTGTTGTAATGCACGGGTAAAACCTGCTTGGCGCGGATAAGCTCGAGGGCTTTTAGCGCGTCATCCGGCCCCATGGTGAAGTGGTCGCCAATGGGCAGAACAGCCAGATCGGGGCTGTACTGGGCTACCAGGGTCATATCGCTGAATAGGGCGGTGTCCCCTGCGATGTACAGGCGCTTACCGCCTAGCTCGAGCACAAACCCCTGGGCCAGTCCACCGTAGGTTCCGTCGGGAAAAGAAGAAGAGTGCCAGGCCGGTAACCACTTGAGCCAGCCACCTTTGAACTTGTAGGTGCCGCCCAGGTTCATACCCACCCCTTTGGCGCCCTGCTTCTCGGCATAACTGACAATTTCGTAATTGGAGACGATGGGAGCCCCGGTGCGCTGACTAATAGCGACGCTATCGCCGTAATGGTCGCCGTGGGCATGGGTGAGCACAATCAGATCGGCCTCTACCTGATGGGCGGCGAGGGCCGCTTTAGGATTGCCGGTGAGGAAAGGGTCTACCACTATACGGGTGGTTCCGTCGCTGATGTATAGCGCTGAGTGTCCTAGATAGCGTACCTCGACCATGATCTCACCTCCACCTGCTACTAGTATATGTCCGAAGCCGATGGGCGGTGCGGATTAGGTCTGGGTCAGCCGCTGTAATACCCGCTCCACATTGCGTTCAAAGGCGGCCTCAGCCAGCCGGCCTAGGGCCCGCCCGCCCCATTTTTCGCCCTGGGGTAAGGTGGCGTGGATGTGGAGGGTGAGCTGATAGGCGATGCCCCCCTCTACCACCTCACCATGGCCCTCGAGCTCGGCCCAGAAGGCCGGGGGCTCGGGGAGGGGCAGGGCCTCGAGGCGCGCCGCCAGGCCCTGTGGATGAATACGGCTGTGGAAAGGAAACTGGATTTCGCCAAACAGCGGGGCCTCGGCCACCAGATAACCCTCGAGGGTGGTATCCCGGCGGGTGAGTTCGCCAAACGGGGGTTTGCCAGCGAACACCCGCTCGGGCTGGAGCAGGTGTTCGGGCGGCTCAGGCAGCCAGAGGTTGAAAGACTTTTCTAGTATCATCCAAGTGTCCTAACACTGTTTCTTACTCTGGGGCTCCCGCAGGCAGAGTAAATAGGTCTTTGAACAGGAAAACGCGACTTGCTGTGTTGAGTCGGGGGGCACAGCTTCTTGCCGGGTGCTTAGTTGACCCACTCGACCCGAAGCTGCCCGGATTGTGCCAGCTGCTCGATTTCCTCATCGGTTACATTGCGCAGGCGTGCCAGGTGACCGAACTCGGGGGCTGCGGAAGCCAGCCCAACCCGCACTATCAGCACATCCTCGCCCTCGGCCTTGCCAATGCGCCAGACCAGATGATTCCCCAGCCGCTCGAGCAGGTCGTCCATACACTCTAGGGTATCTGAGTACCTAGCCTGGGTAAAGAGAGATAGGCAACTAAGGGTAAACTAGGCCGGTGGAAGCGATTGTGTTGGCCGGGGGTAGCGCCAACGACCCCCTCGCACAAAAATTTGGTGTTGCCAGTAAAACCTTGGTGCCCTACCGGGGCCGTCCGTTGGTGGAATACACCCTCGAGGCCCTGCTACAGGCCGGGCTGGAAGTCATTTTGGTAGGGCCGTCCACCCCCTTGAACCCCGCGCCCCAACGGGCGCTGCCCGACCACGGCAGCCTGCTAGCCAACCTCGAGGCGGGCATCCATGCTGCCAAGGGCCACAAGGTGCTGGTTGCAACGGGGGACATGCCGTTTTTGCGCGCAGAGGCCGTGCGCTGGGTGCTGGAAAATGCGCCCCAGGCGGGCTTCGTTTATACCATCATTGCCAAATCCACCATCGAGCAGCGTTTTCCTGGGATGCGTCGCACCTATGCTCGAATCCGCGAGGGCGCTTTTACCGGGGGCAACCTGGTCATTATCGATAGAGACCTATTTTTCACGGCCCTGCCTTTGCTCCGGCGGGCCCTGGAGCTGCGTAAAAAACCACTGGCGCTGGCCCAGATGATCGGCTTTGGAACCTTGATTAAGGTAATTCTGGGTCGGGCCGATATAGCCGGGCTCGAGGCCAGGGTTTCACAAATCATTGGTGTTCCGGCCAGGGCACTGATCACCCCCTATGCCGAGGTGGGGGTAGATATAGATAAAGAAGAAGATCTGGCATGGTTGAGGTAGTCCATTGAACCCGTACAGCCAAGCATGGGCAGAAGCTTTTTCCCATTTGCCAAGCTACAGATCGATTGGTCTGGAGCCTCCCCGTATAGGGGTGTAGACTAGAAGCCGGATGCGAACTGTTCGTGATTTACGCCTGGCGGGTCTAATTGCTTATCTTGCAGCCCTAATTGCAGGGTTGATGGTTTCGGGGCTTATACACTGGGCCTTGGGTGGGCGGGGCCAGTTTGGCTGGGAGGGCTTCAACTTTTTTGGCGTCCTCGAGGGCCTGGCTTTCTTGCTGGTTTTTACGGTTAGCCTTCTTATTGCCAAAAGGGCGGTCAAGGTGACCACCACCACCCTGCTTTCCGCAGGTATCTTTGCCCCTACTTCGGCCCGCAAACTGGCCAGGCCGGTGCCGGTTATCAGCGCGCTACAGTCCTTCGAGGGTAGTATAGCGGTATTGCTCGAGGCGGGGCATCCGGTGGGCGTCATCGGCATTGCCGACTCCCTGGTACCCTGGGACGAAGCCCCGGTGGTTCCAGGTGATACCGCCGCAAGCGAACTGG of Meiothermus sp. contains these proteins:
- a CDS encoding PAS domain S-box protein, with amino-acid sequence MVLRLLLATKNPAEDPATRLGLEDLLAEWHIAREPHELKDVLSKGAFDAVILCAGQGYGLEELQLIKTYAPDTPVIVLMNAEIEPLPDTTPHTVEYVSTSRLPDGLRYALNKLIERKRRWELFESVPVGLYRSTPDGRILEANSTLCAMLGYSREELLSLNARALYLETAQRESLIQQAIHSDLSVVQRYTLQRKDGGIVWVEGYFRAVRDNHGQVLYLEGSVIDISEQARMEERFRALVENTSDLIYLMDESGTMLYASPNVGQVLGYNPVGYLQKPLSVPDFVHPQDRPYAEAALEDLVRHPGETREYRLRILDAAGEVRHAHIWGRNLLHDPAVRGIVLNVRDVTEEDRLRRSLEEERSRFKAMVEALSGVVFQMELRSGQPGQLLYVSPQARKILGYAPEALLQNPSLWWGNVHPEDQARMVGQASPPGAVEVLHYRYRHGQSGQWVWLREQRITDPGGQTLTGYTYDATAEIEAQRALAEQEALFRTLSETAPALIVVWQDNHLVYANPEAERITGYSLADIKSRPIWEFIHPLDREMVQARGLARLESRDVESRYRFRIQTKAGQTRWLDYSAARVDFRGLPAVLGVGFDVTEAQEHQLDLEAVVRLSQALRRSDDLKEMLEAALDETLAILDTSVGSILLYDPEGHSLEEAASRGWLVPIPTPTIAQEESISGWVLLHGKPYFSREFVADPKLRPSIRHLVPPGWGGVVLPLQAGSVCIGALTLAVAHPREITERELKRLELIGEVIGNAARRASLRQKLEMRIGQLEALRAIDQTINASLDLHLALEMLCEQLMRLPLDASMVLLYRKESHVLAPIKARGFRSPLSEIYRHSVPLGQGHAGRAALERQMVTVDDLARDPGFAPELILREGFVAMRALPLLAKGELLGVLIAFTRRSWSLKADEKEFLEALATQGAIAIENSHLFEDLQRAKLELEVAYDLTLMGWAQAVELRDQETAGHTQRVTELTVKLAQQLGLPYEDIEHLRRGAILHDVGKLGVPDAVLLKPGQLNEEEWALMRKHPTLAYQWLSGIPFLRKALAIPYAHHERWDGSGYPRGLQGEAIPLEARIFAVVDVYDALTSDRPYRQAWPKEKALAYIREQSGKQFDPRVVEAFIALIDQDSSASE
- a CDS encoding type IV pilus twitching motility protein PilT, giving the protein MSATQSPTPIAEMLRSMVQARASDIHLQAGAPPTVRIDGKLKPFGSKVLSPEDVEAIVRSLLNPMQLEELEYKKEMDFAYTVPGLARFRCNLLHQRGSFGLVMRVVAETIPSFEALGLPRPVMEDLASKERGLVLVTGPTGSGKSTTLAALIDHINLHYPKNIVTIEDPIEFLHKHKKSLVVQREVGVDTDSFSSGLKYAMRQDPDVILIGEMRDRETVEAAIMAAQTGHLVFSTLHTLDAARTINRIIDFFPLHEHQQIRILLAESLLGIISQRLLPRADGHGRALALEILLATPFVRDLIKDENKTPQIKDAMLQDNLRGMQTFDQHLVELYNQGHISLEDAEGSATSPHELRLMLTKATGRGF
- a CDS encoding NTP transferase domain-containing protein is translated as MEAIVLAGGSANDPLAQKFGVASKTLVPYRGRPLVEYTLEALLQAGLEVILVGPSTPLNPAPQRALPDHGSLLANLEAGIHAAKGHKVLVATGDMPFLRAEAVRWVLENAPQAGFVYTIIAKSTIEQRFPGMRRTYARIREGAFTGGNLVIIDRDLFFTALPLLRRALELRKKPLALAQMIGFGTLIKVILGRADIAGLEARVSQIIGVPARALITPYAEVGVDIDKEEDLAWLR
- a CDS encoding DUF3809 family protein — its product is MILEKSFNLWLPEPPEHLLQPERVFAGKPPFGELTRRDTTLEGYLVAEAPLFGEIQFPFHSRIHPQGLAARLEALPLPEPPAFWAELEGHGEVVEGGIAYQLTLHIHATLPQGEKWGGRALGRLAEAAFERNVERVLQRLTQT
- a CDS encoding AMP-binding protein translates to MSEPIWFPSEAYKHGSHIEALLKHLNLDSYEALYSFSIQKPEAFWEATLELLGVEWFSPYERVLDVSQGPQWPQWFVGGQLNLAYNALRHAKTRPQDLALIWEGEDGAVVRLSYGELEATVAQAAHALKSLGVGKGDRVGIFMPMLPETAISALAVAQIGAIFVPIFSGYAAEAAATRLQDAEAKLLITADGFYRRGGRVRLLDNARAAATLSPSVEKLLVVRRFGEAALAPNEVAWDQIVPTQPKTTWYEPMSSMDTFMLIYTSGTTGKPKGTVHYHAGFPLKAAQDMAHLFDLRTHETLFWFTDMGWMMGPWAILGALTIGGTALLYEGAPDYPDAGRLWAICERHKVTHLGLSPTLVRALMPLGDGWVRQHDLSGLRMLGSTGEPWNLEPYLWFFKTVGQSRIPIINYSGGTEIGGGILGCTAWRPIKPMGFNTAVPGIHAEVLDSTGKPVRDEVGELAVLAPWPGQTKGFWKAPERYLEAYWRRFENVWVHGDWAILDRDGHWMIQGRSDDTLKIAGKRVGPAEYESAAVEHPAVKEAAAIGIPHPVKGEAAVVFVVLRDGHTPSPDLEQAIGETIAHRLGKALKPDRILFVPDLPKTRNAKVMRRVIRAAFLGQNPGDLSALENPQAVEAIQQVAR
- a CDS encoding serine/threonine-protein kinase — protein: MDYRRLTRQHYKLEMLLGLGRSSQVYLAHAPDGTKVALKVPRREVRTDRALTERFAQEVALSLTLNHANLVRGLSGRPEGEGAFLALEYFEEGTLEDRLKKGPLSREVALDCLSQIAQALIYLHDRGIIHQDVKPSNIFIDGTLFKLGDFGVAKTRENPKPLERAGSPFYMAPELFLGEPATPASDAYSFGVMAFELLVGKRPFVGETLEEITHAHLHKLPPPTNLPPHLDRIVRNLLAKDPAIRATPKAFLQAVQNSTPTEPPKNTREEKPSKGKGLFGLFRKR
- a CDS encoding DUF3248 domain-containing protein, encoding MDDLLERLGNHLVWRIGKAEGEDVLIVRVGLASAAPEFGHLARLRNVTDEEIEQLAQSGQLRVEWVN
- a CDS encoding metal-dependent hydrolase; translation: MVEVRYLGHSALYISDGTTRIVVDPFLTGNPKAALAAHQVEADLIVLTHAHGDHYGDSVAISQRTGAPIVSNYEIVSYAEKQGAKGVGMNLGGTYKFKGGWLKWLPAWHSSSFPDGTYGGLAQGFVLELGGKRLYIAGDTALFSDMTLVAQYSPDLAVLPIGDHFTMGPDDALKALELIRAKQVLPVHYNTFPPIAQDGAAFVQRAGLLGVGGKALQPGEHITLS